From the genome of Hymenobacter sp. PAMC 26628, one region includes:
- a CDS encoding alpha/beta hydrolase yields the protein MSLPLAPVLAQPVLPLYTGNIPNSIPSSAQEKSNTEANGSVHVTSVVQPSLTVYVPPAGTANGTSIIVCPGGGYGFLSMTNEGTEIAQRFTGMGITVFILKYRLPNDALQPDKSIAPLLDAQQALRLVREVAPKYNLNPERIGLMGFSAGGHLAATAGTQFAKPVGPKPGPASVRPAFLMLIYPVISFSDSLAHGGSRTNLLGQNPAPAQLVQYSADRQVTAQTPPTFIVHAQDDKTVKVQNSLAFYEACVHHGVPAEMHLFAKGGHGFGLHNGTTTDDWSERLREWLAANGWMAR from the coding sequence ATGAGTTTACCCCTGGCCCCAGTGCTGGCCCAGCCCGTGCTGCCGCTCTACACCGGCAACATTCCCAACTCCATTCCGAGTAGCGCGCAGGAAAAATCGAACACCGAAGCCAATGGCAGCGTGCACGTTACCAGTGTAGTGCAGCCTTCGCTGACGGTGTACGTGCCGCCGGCGGGCACGGCCAACGGCACGTCCATCATCGTGTGTCCCGGCGGCGGCTACGGCTTCCTATCGATGACTAACGAGGGCACCGAAATCGCCCAGCGCTTCACCGGCATGGGCATCACGGTGTTCATCCTGAAATACCGCCTGCCCAACGACGCGCTTCAGCCCGATAAAAGCATTGCCCCGCTGCTCGACGCCCAGCAGGCCCTGCGCCTGGTGCGCGAAGTGGCCCCCAAGTACAACCTCAACCCCGAGCGCATCGGCCTGATGGGCTTCTCGGCCGGTGGCCACCTGGCGGCCACGGCCGGCACCCAGTTTGCCAAGCCCGTGGGCCCCAAGCCCGGCCCGGCGTCGGTGCGGCCCGCGTTTTTGATGCTGATTTACCCGGTCATCAGCTTCAGCGACAGCCTGGCTCACGGCGGCTCGCGCACCAACTTGCTGGGCCAAAACCCGGCGCCAGCGCAGCTGGTGCAGTACTCAGCCGACCGCCAGGTGACGGCCCAAACGCCTCCTACGTTCATCGTGCACGCCCAAGACGATAAAACGGTGAAAGTGCAAAATAGCTTGGCTTTTTACGAGGCCTGCGTACACCACGGCGTGCCCGCCGAAATGCACCTGTTTGCCAAGGGCGGCCACGGCTTTGGCCTGCACAACGGCACCACCACCGACGACTGGTCGGAGCGCCTGCGCGAGTGGCTGGCTGCCAATGGGTGGATGGCCCGCTAA
- a CDS encoding transporter has translation MRTTTLWAAAALLGAAAPALAQNTPEENNPNLDAPFVRNLRADRPGQTITAQVLRAGQFQLEAGALRQLPRAGAANWLVAPTLRIGFFNGMELRVSQPYQSLAPGAPAATDDAPLTAAARGGWAPLVVGTKLMLSPNYDTRTQVALLAETAVPGTGAPTLKQTHWAPAARLLVSEQLGPRFGLEANLGFGQQGLTLADVEAGQFLGTLALNGPLGNRAGFFVEAYTAGRADWNTGATAGLYWRPQPLLRLDLNTGRVLGGPAAGTATAGAGVAVRLGR, from the coding sequence ATGCGCACGACCACTCTGTGGGCCGCGGCCGCCCTGCTGGGCGCCGCCGCCCCCGCCCTGGCCCAAAACACGCCGGAAGAAAACAACCCCAACCTAGACGCGCCCTTCGTGCGCAACCTGCGCGCCGACCGGCCCGGCCAAACCATCACGGCCCAGGTGCTGCGCGCTGGCCAGTTCCAGCTCGAAGCCGGGGCCCTGCGCCAGCTGCCCCGCGCCGGCGCCGCCAACTGGCTGGTGGCCCCCACGCTGCGCATCGGCTTTTTCAACGGCATGGAGTTGCGCGTGAGCCAGCCCTACCAAAGCCTGGCGCCCGGGGCCCCAGCGGCCACCGACGACGCGCCCCTGACAGCAGCGGCCCGCGGCGGCTGGGCCCCGCTGGTGGTGGGCACCAAGCTGATGCTTTCGCCCAACTACGACACCCGCACCCAAGTGGCGCTGCTGGCCGAAACCGCCGTGCCCGGCACTGGGGCCCCCACCCTCAAGCAAACCCACTGGGCCCCGGCGGCCCGCCTGCTGGTGAGCGAGCAGCTCGGCCCGCGCTTCGGCCTGGAGGCCAACCTGGGCTTCGGCCAGCAGGGCCTCACCCTGGCCGACGTGGAGGCCGGCCAGTTCCTGGGCACGCTGGCCCTGAACGGGCCGCTGGGCAACCGCGCCGGCTTTTTTGTGGAAGCTTACACCGCCGGCCGCGCCGACTGGAACACCGGTGCCACGGCCGGCCTCTACTGGCGCCCCCAGCCCCTGCTGCGCCTCGACCTGAATACCGGCCGCGTGCTGGGGGGCCCCGCCGCGGGCACCGCCACCGCCGGGGCTGGCGTGGCCGTGCGGCTGGGGCGGTAG
- a CDS encoding META domain-containing protein produces MRNTRWVPRTLAGHPVAPPTDGEPYLLLRADSAAEGNGACNRFRGPYTAPGPGQLTFGPLLSTRMACPALPTETAFLKALAQTRTYQISGDTLRLLGANQASLARLEAVYLHRK; encoded by the coding sequence CTGCGCAACACGCGCTGGGTGCCGCGCACCCTGGCTGGCCATCCCGTGGCCCCGCCCACCGACGGCGAACCGTATTTGCTGCTGCGCGCCGACAGTGCGGCCGAAGGTAACGGGGCCTGCAACCGCTTCCGGGGCCCCTACACGGCGCCGGGGCCCGGCCAGCTCACCTTCGGGCCCCTGCTAAGCACCCGCATGGCCTGCCCCGCCCTGCCCACCGAAACCGCGTTCCTGAAGGCGCTGGCGCAAACCCGCACCTACCAAATCAGCGGCGACACGCTGCGCCTGCTCGGTGCCAACCAGGCCTCGCTGGCCCGGCTGGAGGCGGTGTATTTACACCGAAAGTAG
- a CDS encoding M20/M25/M40 family metallo-hydrolase, protein MHKILRACALLSLALPAAAQTKESVSGTTVARVLNTLAADDMQGRGTGQPGGDAKAAQFLAGEFARIGLQPLPGLAGFEQAFTAYQSKPGPVNAILNGRPLVPGQVLVVSGQPGLTWLSEDAQPTKVVVVGPETSERRKMYELLNPKANTLVFVDTAHTKAFNQLAGHIEGGLMSAERPGPYSTVFVLTTAPATSTYRISASTTVQPVALRNLVGVLPGRNPKRAQEFVVFSGHYDHLGILKAVAGDSIANGADDDASGTTAVVALAEYFKQKKDNARPLLFVAFAAEEKGGFGSQYFSKQLDPQQVVAMFNIEMIGKEAKFGPKTAFITGYDKSNFGPLLQENLKGTEFKFEPDPYPAQNLFYRSDNATLARLGVPAHTISTDQIPTDKLYHSVDDEVSSLDVKNMTAVISAIARSARGIVAGTQTPTRVAPEK, encoded by the coding sequence ATGCACAAAATACTCCGTGCCTGCGCGTTGCTTAGCCTCGCGCTGCCCGCCGCGGCTCAAACTAAGGAGAGTGTTTCGGGCACTACCGTGGCGCGGGTGCTGAATACACTGGCCGCCGACGATATGCAGGGGCGCGGCACCGGCCAGCCCGGCGGCGACGCCAAGGCCGCGCAGTTTCTGGCCGGCGAGTTTGCCCGCATCGGCTTGCAGCCGCTGCCGGGCCTGGCGGGCTTCGAGCAGGCCTTCACCGCCTACCAGAGCAAGCCCGGCCCGGTGAACGCCATCCTGAACGGCCGGCCGCTGGTGCCGGGCCAGGTGCTGGTCGTGTCGGGGCAGCCCGGCCTGACCTGGCTGAGCGAGGATGCGCAGCCCACTAAGGTGGTGGTGGTAGGACCGGAGACGTCCGAGCGGCGCAAAATGTATGAGCTGCTCAATCCCAAGGCCAACACGCTTGTGTTCGTCGATACGGCGCATACCAAGGCCTTCAACCAACTGGCCGGCCATATTGAGGGCGGCCTCATGAGCGCCGAGCGCCCCGGACCGTACTCGACGGTGTTTGTGCTGACTACGGCCCCGGCCACGTCCACCTACCGCATCAGCGCCAGCACCACGGTGCAGCCCGTGGCGCTGCGCAACCTCGTGGGGGTACTGCCCGGCCGCAACCCGAAGCGGGCCCAGGAGTTTGTGGTCTTTTCAGGCCATTACGACCACCTTGGCATCCTAAAGGCTGTGGCGGGCGACTCCATTGCCAACGGCGCCGACGACGATGCTAGCGGCACTACCGCCGTGGTGGCCCTGGCCGAATACTTTAAGCAGAAGAAAGACAACGCCCGGCCGCTGCTCTTCGTGGCGTTCGCGGCCGAGGAAAAGGGCGGTTTTGGCTCCCAGTATTTCTCGAAGCAGCTCGACCCGCAGCAAGTGGTGGCCATGTTCAACATCGAAATGATTGGCAAGGAGGCCAAGTTTGGTCCCAAAACAGCGTTCATCACCGGTTACGATAAGTCGAATTTTGGCCCGCTGTTACAGGAAAACCTGAAGGGCACCGAATTTAAGTTTGAGCCCGACCCGTACCCCGCGCAAAACCTGTTTTACCGCTCCGACAACGCCACGCTGGCCCGCCTAGGCGTGCCGGCCCACACCATCAGCACCGACCAGATTCCAACCGATAAGCTGTACCACAGCGTGGACGACGAGGTGAGTAGCCTGGACGTGAAGAACATGACGGCCGTGATTTCGGCCATTGCGCGCAGCGCCCGCGGCATCGTGGCGGGCACGCAAACCCCCACCCGCGTGGCCCCCGAGAAGTAA
- a CDS encoding pyruvate carboxylase: MKITKLLVANRGEIAIRVLRAATELNIPTVAVYTHEDRYSQHRYKADEAYQIGGDDEPLKPYLDIEGLLRVAQANGANAIHPGYGFLSENATLARRCREEGIIFVGPRPEAMEALGDKVRAKAVAVECQVPQIESSEKELNDFETAKSEAQRIGYPVMLKAASGGGGRGMRVIRDDEQLEKGFFEARNEALNAFGDDTVFLEKFVERPKHIEVQLVGDQHGHLVHLYERDCSVQRRFQKVVEVAPALDLPEHQRHLLYEYALRIGRAVGYDNVGTVEFLVNPEQDRIYFIEVNPRIQVEHTVTEMITGIDLIKTQLFIAAGYPLESPEIGLGEGVAVPRMGCAIQCRVTTEDPANDFKPDYGTIVAYRSAGGFGVRLDEGSVYPGAVVSPFFDSLLVKVSTHSATLAGAALKMLRTLEEFRVRGVRTNIQFLQNIVADPDFQAGRATVDFIKDHPGLFKFETRLDRATRLLHFIGDVVVNGNADVPAAVREAPRPALRRPRLPHFDADATPAPGTKQKLDELGPEKFAEWLRAEPRVHYTDTTLRDAHQSLLATRLRTYDMLKVARAYAQRHPQTFSLEVWGGATFDVALRFLHEDPWARLARLREAVPNILLQMLIRGANGVGYKAYPDNLTEKFVQVAAETGVDVFRIFDSLNWMKGMESCINFVRKTDRLAEAAICYTGDIMDPKRTKYSLAYYLKLAKQLEDAGAHILCIKDMAGLLKPYAAGELIAGLRDTVKLPIHLHTHDTSSLQAATYLKAVEAGVNVIDVALGALSGLTSQPNFNSAVEMLRHTPRHREFDQASLNEFSNYWEAVREHYYPFESGLKAGTSEVFQHEIPGGQYSNLRPQAASLGLADKFEEVKQRFADVNQMFGDIVKVTPSSKVVGDMALFMVSNNLSPADVMEKGETLSFPESVHELFRGDIGQPEGGWPAQLQKLVLRNETPFTDRPNDHLAPIDFDKEWAAFQETHPGGKFTHLLSSLLYPKVFEEYWAHREQYGDVSRVPTPVFFYGLELGEETIVEIARGKSVLVSVQSVGPVNEEGCRTLFFILNGQTRNLEVRDRAVAVTKVSNPKADKNNPHQIAAPLQGMLSKVLVEAGAAVPRNTPLFVIEAMKMETTITAPHDLTVASLDLAVGTRVAADDLVLTVA, encoded by the coding sequence ATGAAAATTACCAAGCTACTCGTCGCCAACCGGGGCGAAATCGCCATCCGTGTGCTGCGCGCCGCCACCGAGCTCAACATCCCCACGGTGGCCGTGTACACCCACGAAGACCGCTACTCGCAGCACCGCTACAAGGCCGACGAGGCCTACCAGATCGGCGGCGACGACGAGCCGCTGAAGCCCTACCTCGACATCGAAGGGCTGCTGCGGGTGGCCCAGGCCAACGGGGCCAACGCCATCCACCCCGGCTACGGCTTCCTGAGCGAAAACGCCACCCTGGCCCGCCGCTGCCGCGAGGAGGGCATCATCTTCGTGGGGCCCCGGCCCGAGGCCATGGAGGCCCTCGGCGATAAGGTGCGCGCCAAGGCCGTGGCCGTGGAGTGCCAGGTTCCCCAGATTGAGAGCAGCGAAAAAGAGCTGAACGACTTCGAAACCGCGAAGAGCGAGGCCCAGCGCATCGGCTACCCCGTGATGCTGAAGGCGGCCAGCGGCGGCGGTGGCCGCGGCATGCGCGTCATCCGCGACGACGAGCAGCTGGAGAAAGGCTTTTTTGAGGCCCGCAACGAGGCCCTGAACGCCTTCGGCGACGACACGGTGTTCCTGGAGAAGTTCGTGGAGCGGCCCAAGCACATCGAAGTGCAGCTCGTGGGCGACCAGCACGGCCACCTCGTGCACTTGTACGAGCGCGACTGCTCGGTGCAGCGCCGCTTCCAGAAAGTGGTGGAGGTGGCTCCCGCCCTCGACTTGCCCGAGCACCAGCGCCACCTCTTGTACGAGTACGCGCTGCGCATCGGGCGCGCCGTGGGCTACGACAACGTGGGCACGGTGGAGTTCCTGGTGAACCCCGAGCAGGACCGGATTTACTTCATCGAAGTAAACCCCCGCATTCAGGTGGAGCACACGGTGACCGAGATGATTACGGGCATCGACCTGATCAAAACCCAGCTCTTCATCGCCGCCGGCTACCCGCTCGAATCGCCCGAAATTGGGCTGGGCGAGGGCGTGGCGGTGCCGCGCATGGGCTGTGCCATCCAGTGCCGCGTGACCACCGAGGACCCGGCCAACGACTTCAAGCCCGACTACGGCACCATCGTGGCGTACCGCTCGGCGGGCGGCTTCGGCGTGCGCCTCGACGAGGGCTCGGTGTACCCGGGGGCCGTGGTGTCGCCGTTTTTCGACTCGCTGCTGGTGAAGGTGTCCACGCACTCGGCCACGCTGGCCGGGGCGGCCCTGAAGATGCTGCGCACGCTGGAAGAGTTCCGGGTGCGCGGGGTGCGCACCAACATTCAGTTTTTGCAAAACATCGTGGCCGACCCCGACTTCCAGGCCGGCCGCGCCACCGTCGATTTCATCAAGGACCACCCCGGCCTGTTCAAGTTTGAGACGCGCCTCGACCGGGCCACGCGCCTGCTGCACTTCATCGGCGACGTGGTGGTCAACGGCAACGCCGACGTGCCCGCCGCCGTGCGCGAGGCTCCGCGCCCCGCGCTGCGCCGTCCGCGCCTGCCGCACTTCGACGCCGACGCCACCCCCGCGCCCGGTACCAAGCAGAAGCTCGACGAACTGGGCCCCGAGAAATTCGCCGAATGGCTGCGCGCCGAGCCCCGGGTGCACTACACCGACACCACCCTGCGCGACGCCCACCAGAGCCTGCTGGCCACCCGCCTGCGCACCTACGACATGCTGAAAGTGGCCCGCGCCTACGCCCAGCGCCACCCCCAAACCTTCTCACTGGAGGTGTGGGGCGGCGCCACGTTTGACGTAGCCCTGCGCTTCCTGCACGAAGACCCGTGGGCCCGCCTGGCCCGCCTGCGCGAGGCCGTGCCCAACATCCTGCTGCAAATGCTGATCCGCGGGGCCAACGGCGTGGGCTACAAGGCCTACCCGGACAACCTGACCGAGAAATTCGTGCAGGTGGCGGCCGAAACGGGCGTGGACGTGTTCCGCATTTTCGACTCGCTGAACTGGATGAAAGGCATGGAATCGTGCATCAACTTCGTGCGCAAAACCGACCGCCTGGCCGAGGCCGCCATCTGCTACACCGGCGATATTATGGATCCGAAGCGGACCAAGTACTCGCTCGCTTACTACCTCAAGCTGGCCAAGCAGTTGGAAGATGCCGGGGCCCACATCCTCTGCATCAAGGACATGGCCGGGCTGCTGAAGCCCTACGCCGCCGGTGAGCTCATTGCCGGCCTGCGCGACACCGTGAAGCTGCCCATTCACCTGCACACCCACGACACCAGCAGCCTGCAAGCCGCCACCTACCTCAAGGCCGTGGAGGCGGGCGTGAACGTGATTGACGTGGCGCTGGGGGCCCTGTCGGGCCTCACCTCGCAGCCCAACTTCAACTCGGCGGTGGAAATGCTGCGCCACACGCCCCGCCACCGCGAGTTCGACCAAGCCTCGCTCAACGAGTTCAGTAACTACTGGGAGGCCGTGCGCGAGCACTATTACCCCTTCGAGTCCGGCCTGAAGGCGGGCACGTCGGAGGTGTTCCAGCACGAGATTCCGGGCGGGCAGTACTCCAACCTGCGGCCCCAGGCGGCGTCGCTGGGCTTGGCCGATAAGTTCGAGGAAGTGAAGCAGCGCTTTGCCGACGTGAACCAGATGTTTGGCGACATTGTGAAGGTGACGCCCAGCAGCAAAGTGGTGGGCGACATGGCCTTGTTCATGGTGAGCAACAACCTGAGCCCGGCCGACGTGATGGAAAAAGGGGAGACGCTGAGCTTCCCCGAATCGGTGCACGAGCTGTTCCGCGGCGACATTGGGCAGCCCGAGGGCGGCTGGCCCGCCCAGCTGCAAAAGCTGGTGCTGCGCAACGAAACGCCCTTTACCGACCGGCCCAACGACCACTTGGCGCCCATCGATTTTGACAAGGAGTGGGCCGCATTTCAGGAAACGCACCCCGGCGGCAAGTTCACCCACCTGCTCTCCAGCTTGCTCTATCCCAAGGTGTTCGAGGAATACTGGGCCCACCGCGAGCAATACGGCGACGTGAGCCGGGTGCCCACGCCGGTGTTTTTCTACGGCCTGGAGCTGGGCGAGGAAACCATCGTCGAAATTGCCCGCGGCAAGTCGGTGCTCGTGAGCGTGCAGTCCGTGGGGCCCGTGAACGAGGAGGGCTGCCGCACGCTGTTTTTCATCCTCAACGGCCAAACCCGCAACCTGGAAGTGCGCGACCGCGCCGTGGCCGTCACCAAAGTGAGCAACCCGAAGGCCGACAAAAACAACCCGCACCAGATTGCCGCGCCGCTGCAAGGCATGCTCAGCAAGGTGCTGGTGGAGGCCGGGGCGGCCGTGCCGCGCAACACGCCGCTGTTCGTCATCGAAGCCATGAAGATGGAAACCACCATCACCGCCCCCCACGACCTCACCGTAGCCAGCCTGGACTTGGCCGTGGGCACCCGCGTGGCCGCCGACGACCTGGTGCTGACGGTGGCGTAG
- a CDS encoding DDE transposase family protein codes for MAEFDDLLTDFGPAWERYHRYHTLDGVRRRPAHQERANAVLAGTDTTLFFLLTYPKSNALQQHQAASFGVSQTRVSRLATSLLAVLNRVLARRGLLPVRDGAEPAQHLATHPAKVFPCDGVGRGIPRNADRDGQAEEYRAKKSAPPQKHDLHATTRSTCIFSTPQKPAACTTRN; via the coding sequence GTGGCCGAATTTGACGACCTGCTCACCGATTTTGGCCCGGCCTGGGAGCGCTACCACCGCTACCACACCCTGGACGGCGTGCGGCGGCGGCCCGCCCATCAGGAACGCGCCAATGCGGTGCTGGCGGGCACGGACACCACGCTGTTTTTTCTGCTCACCTATCCCAAAAGCAATGCGTTACAGCAGCACCAGGCGGCCAGCTTTGGCGTGTCGCAGACCCGCGTTAGCCGTTTGGCCACCAGCTTGCTGGCCGTGCTCAATCGCGTGCTGGCCCGGCGCGGGCTGCTGCCCGTGCGTGACGGGGCCGAACCAGCCCAGCACCTGGCGACCCACCCGGCGAAGGTCTTTCCCTGTGACGGGGTCGGGCGCGGCATTCCCCGCAACGCCGACCGCGACGGGCAGGCAGAAGAATACAGGGCTAAAAAAAGCGCACCGCCTCAAAAACATGACCTTCATGCGACGACACGCAGTACGTGCATTTTCTCTACGCCACAGAAGCCGGCTGCCTGCACGACAAGAAACTAG
- a CDS encoding TlpA disulfide reductase family protein, which translates to MNSKVAQPGAASTKAKAYLFHPSATGDVTDSALVRGGQFQFTGVVANPMRAMLVLDHTGQGMKMLRRVADRLEIYLEPGVTTLSSPDSIFKSQLTGGSYNNDYDKLRQTLRPGQRQIEQLEKSYNLPASAGPTKEVYQAQVMARYEAVAQQQRQLLTTFIKTNPDAPIGFDILQQFGGSVPEYADVAPLYAAISPRMRASPAGQAYAVLLKRIKKTALGTVAPEFAQRTPTGKILKLSDLRGRYVLIDFWASWCGPCRGENPNVAGVYNQFKNQNSPS; encoded by the coding sequence CTGAATAGTAAGGTAGCCCAACCCGGCGCTGCATCGACTAAAGCTAAAGCGTATTTATTTCATCCAAGTGCTACGGGCGATGTAACTGATTCGGCACTTGTAAGGGGCGGCCAATTTCAGTTCACCGGCGTAGTGGCCAACCCAATGAGGGCAATGCTTGTGCTCGACCACACGGGCCAGGGCATGAAGATGCTTCGCCGGGTAGCCGACCGATTGGAAATTTATTTAGAACCAGGCGTTACAACCCTCAGTAGCCCGGATTCTATATTCAAATCTCAGTTGACGGGTGGCTCCTACAACAATGATTATGATAAGCTGCGTCAGACCTTGCGGCCGGGCCAGCGGCAAATTGAGCAACTGGAAAAGAGTTACAATCTACCTGCTTCGGCTGGCCCGACCAAAGAAGTGTACCAAGCGCAAGTGATGGCCCGCTACGAGGCAGTTGCGCAGCAACAGAGGCAGTTGCTGACCACTTTTATTAAAACCAACCCGGACGCTCCAATTGGTTTCGATATCTTGCAGCAATTCGGAGGCTCGGTGCCCGAATACGCTGATGTGGCACCGTTGTACGCGGCGATTTCGCCCAGAATGCGGGCCAGCCCGGCTGGCCAGGCGTATGCTGTCCTGCTGAAGCGCATAAAAAAGACCGCGCTGGGCACCGTCGCGCCGGAATTTGCGCAACGCACCCCGACCGGCAAAATTCTAAAATTATCCGACCTGAGGGGCAGGTACGTGCTGATAGATTTTTGGGCTTCGTGGTGTGGTCCCTGCCGCGGAGAAAATCCTAACGTCGCCGGCGTGTATAATCAGTTTAAGAACCAAAATTCACCGTCTTAG
- a CDS encoding SDR family NAD(P)-dependent oxidoreductase: MNFDQKHLLIVGASSGIGLATAKLLSGLGAHVHTASRHESPELAALNTNYFSYDATQPVGTAFDHLPDTLHGVVYCPGSIKLRPFERIPAEDFQADFDLNVLGAVRVLQATMKRLKKAEGGASVVLFSTVAADTGMSFHASIATAKAAVEGLTRALAAEYAASNVRVNCIAPSLTNTPLAAPLLSTPEKAEAGAKRHPLQRIGQPEDLAYTASFLLSDHSSFVTGQVLAVDGGMGKLK; the protein is encoded by the coding sequence ATGAATTTCGACCAGAAACACCTCCTCATCGTCGGCGCCTCCTCCGGCATCGGCCTGGCCACGGCCAAGTTGCTCAGTGGCCTGGGGGCCCACGTGCACACAGCTTCCCGCCACGAGTCGCCCGAGCTGGCTGCCCTGAACACCAACTACTTCAGCTACGACGCCACCCAGCCCGTGGGCACGGCCTTCGACCACCTGCCCGATACTCTGCACGGCGTGGTGTACTGCCCCGGCAGCATCAAGCTGCGTCCGTTCGAGCGCATTCCGGCCGAAGACTTTCAGGCCGATTTCGACCTGAACGTACTCGGGGCCGTGCGCGTGCTGCAAGCCACCATGAAGCGCCTGAAAAAGGCGGAGGGCGGCGCCTCGGTGGTGCTGTTCAGCACCGTGGCGGCCGACACGGGCATGAGCTTCCACGCCAGCATCGCCACCGCCAAGGCCGCCGTGGAGGGCCTCACCCGGGCCCTGGCGGCCGAGTATGCGGCCAGCAATGTGCGCGTGAATTGCATCGCACCCTCGCTCACCAACACGCCGCTGGCCGCCCCCCTGCTTAGCACGCCCGAAAAGGCCGAGGCCGGGGCCAAGCGCCACCCCTTGCAGCGCATCGGCCAGCCCGAGGACCTGGCCTACACCGCCTCGTTTTTACTGTCCGACCACAGCAGCTTCGTCACCGGCCAAGTGCTGGCCGTGGACGGCGGCATGGGCAAACTGAAGTAG
- a CDS encoding cryptochrome/photolyase family protein, whose product MKICLFWHRRDLRIHDNAGLAAALASGLPVVPLFIYDSDILDHLPDPADARLTYIFDQVERLAQETEAAGGTFLARYGKPAAVLEALVQEFDVATVYTNEDYEPYATRRDAEVGALLGRHGVDFQLYKDQVIFAKDEIMTKSGTVPKVFGAYHKTFLARLTDEMLLPYGSREAFTQARLHALPPAAGPRPTLASMGFERKEQYVPTADLPAEDVVRQYHKTRNTPALQDGTTRLSVQLRFGTVSVRQAMRQAKALNPKLLAEISWRDFFMMLLWHYPNTATEAYDPKMRAVPYRNHEDEFSAWCEGRTGYPLVDAGMRELNATGYLPNRVRMTVAGFLVKQLFIDWRWGEKYFADKLLDYELANNVGNWQWMAGTGAVSAPWFRVYSPASQIEQVDPHREYVRRWIPELDTPAYPAPIVEHKFGRDRAVEALRKARQEAG is encoded by the coding sequence ATGAAAATCTGCTTGTTCTGGCACCGGCGCGATTTGCGCATTCACGACAATGCGGGCCTGGCGGCGGCCCTGGCCAGCGGCCTGCCGGTGGTGCCGCTGTTCATCTACGATTCTGACATTCTCGACCATTTGCCTGACCCGGCCGATGCCCGGCTTACCTACATCTTCGACCAAGTGGAGCGGCTGGCGCAGGAGACCGAAGCGGCCGGGGGCACCTTTCTGGCCCGCTATGGCAAGCCAGCCGCCGTGCTGGAAGCGCTGGTGCAGGAATTCGACGTGGCCACCGTGTACACCAACGAAGATTACGAGCCCTACGCCACGCGGCGCGACGCCGAAGTGGGGGCCCTACTAGGCCGCCACGGCGTGGACTTCCAACTTTACAAAGACCAGGTAATCTTCGCCAAAGACGAGATTATGACCAAATCGGGCACTGTGCCCAAGGTGTTCGGGGCCTACCACAAAACCTTCTTGGCCCGGCTCACCGACGAGATGCTGTTGCCCTACGGCTCGCGGGAGGCTTTTACGCAAGCCCGCTTGCACGCTTTGCCGCCGGCCGCCGGCCCGCGCCCCACACTGGCCAGCATGGGCTTCGAGCGCAAAGAGCAGTACGTGCCCACTGCCGACCTGCCGGCCGAAGACGTGGTGCGCCAATACCACAAAACCCGCAACACGCCCGCCTTGCAAGACGGCACCACGCGCCTTTCGGTGCAGCTGCGCTTCGGCACCGTCAGCGTGCGCCAGGCGATGCGCCAGGCCAAAGCACTGAACCCAAAGCTGCTGGCTGAAATCAGCTGGCGCGACTTCTTTATGATGCTGCTCTGGCACTACCCCAATACCGCCACCGAAGCCTACGACCCCAAGATGCGGGCCGTGCCTTACCGCAACCACGAAGACGAGTTCAGTGCCTGGTGCGAGGGCCGCACCGGCTACCCGCTCGTGGACGCGGGCATGCGCGAGCTGAACGCCACGGGCTACCTGCCCAACCGCGTGCGCATGACCGTAGCCGGCTTTCTGGTTAAGCAGTTGTTCATCGACTGGCGTTGGGGCGAAAAATATTTCGCCGACAAGCTGCTCGACTACGAGCTGGCCAACAACGTCGGCAACTGGCAGTGGATGGCGGGCACCGGGGCCGTCTCGGCCCCCTGGTTCCGGGTGTACAGCCCCGCCAGCCAAATTGAGCAAGTGGACCCCCACCGCGAGTACGTGCGCCGCTGGATTCCTGAACTGGACACCCCAGCCTACCCCGCCCCCATTGTGGAGCACAAATTTGGCCGTGACCGCGCCGTGGAAGCCCTGCGCAAAGCCCGCCAAGAAGCCGGGTAG